CGGAGATGCGATCGCCAGGGTCAGAGGGGGGCCGAAGGTCGATGTCAGTTTTACCATCGAGAAGCCGAGACTGGAAGAAAGTGAACAGTCCGGCGAGGTGGTCGGCACGGTTCCCAAGGGAACGGTCGCTCCAAGGGGACGGAAGCATGCTCACCTGAATCCCAAGTACACGTTTGGAACATTCGTGGTCGGTGGCAGCAATCAATTCGCCCACGCGGCCTGCATGGCGGTGGCGGAACAGCCGGCGAGAGCCTACAACCCCCTGTTCATTTACGGAGGGGTTGGGTTGGGAAAGACGCACCTGCTGAACGCCATCGGAAACCATGTGGCGGAACGGACGGACCTCCGGATCGCCTATGTCACGACCGAGCAGTTTACAAACGAGGTCATCAATTCGATCCGCTACGACAAGATGATCGACCTCCGCCGCCGGTACCGCAACGTGGATATGCTGTTGATCGACGATATTCAATTTTTGGCCGGGAAGGAGCGGACACAGGAAGAGTTTTTCCACACCTTCAACGCGCTCTATGAAGCCCACAAGCAGATCGTGGTCACGAGCGACCGGTTTCCGAAGGAGATGCCTGACATCGAAGAGCGGCTGCGGTCCCGATTTGAATGGGGCCTGATCGCGGATCTCCAGGCGCCGGATGTCGAAACGCGGATCGCGATCCTGCGCAAGAAATCCGAAGACGAGGGGGTGACCTTGCCGGAGGAGGTCGTCCAGTTCCTCGCCAACAACATGAAGAGCAACATCCGTGAGTTGGAAGGGTCGCTGGTCCGGCTGGGGGCCTATTCATCGCTGACCGCGCAGCCCATCACGTTGGAGATGGCCAAGACGGTGCTGCGGGACGTGATCGGCGACAAGAAGAAGATCATCGCGCTCGACGACATCCAAGAGGCCGTGAGCGCCCGGTTCCACGTGAAGATCGCCGACCTGAAGTCGCGCCGCCGGAGCAAGACGCTGGTGCAGCCCAGGCAGATCGCCATGTACCTCTGCCGGGAACTGACGGATGCATCCTTTCCGGAGATCGGGCGGCACTTCGGCGGCAAGGACCATACGACGATCATGCATGCCTGTAAGCAGGTGGCGAAGGCGCTGGAGGCGGACGCGACGTTGCGAGCGACCCTGGAAACCTTGAAGGAACACATCACGCGCGGGTAGCCGCGTTCGGGGAGCGAGAGATGAAAGTCAAGATTTCACGCGATGAGTTGCTGGTGGCCCTGCAGCGTGTCCAGGGCGTAGTGGAAAAGCGCAACACCATGCCGATTCTCTCCAACATCCTCTTGGAGGCAAAGCAGGACGGCATCGAGGTCAGTGCAACGGATCTGGAGATCGGCATGAGGGCCCTCTACAAGGCCACCGTGTCGGAAGCCGGAATGCTGACCGTGTCGGCCCGCAAACTGTTCGAGATCATCAAGGAATTGCGGGACGGCGAAATCGAGTTGGCAACCGCGGAGAACAACTGGCTGACGATTCAGGCGGGCAAGAGCCAATTCAAGATCGTGAGTCTCCCGGCCGGCGACTACCCGGCCCTGCCGGCCATCGA
The DNA window shown above is from Nitrospira tepida and carries:
- the dnaA gene encoding chromosomal replication initiator protein DnaA; translation: MTLASLWDDTLAYVRERVPRQVFETWFAPIRLEALEDSGAKIVVPNKFFGDWLGEHYGDLLGDAIARVRGGPKVDVSFTIEKPRLEESEQSGEVVGTVPKGTVAPRGRKHAHLNPKYTFGTFVVGGSNQFAHAACMAVAEQPARAYNPLFIYGGVGLGKTHLLNAIGNHVAERTDLRIAYVTTEQFTNEVINSIRYDKMIDLRRRYRNVDMLLIDDIQFLAGKERTQEEFFHTFNALYEAHKQIVVTSDRFPKEMPDIEERLRSRFEWGLIADLQAPDVETRIAILRKKSEDEGVTLPEEVVQFLANNMKSNIRELEGSLVRLGAYSSLTAQPITLEMAKTVLRDVIGDKKKIIALDDIQEAVSARFHVKIADLKSRRRSKTLVQPRQIAMYLCRELTDASFPEIGRHFGGKDHTTIMHACKQVAKALEADATLRATLETLKEHITRG